The Primulina tabacum isolate GXHZ01 chromosome 7, ASM2559414v2, whole genome shotgun sequence genome includes a window with the following:
- the LOC142551077 gene encoding uncharacterized protein LOC142551077 isoform X2: protein MRAVQNSNLLFNLHSRGFYVRDAEWVAGFAERISASSSDSDPSSEGWITDCFNDVDMSFNMEDISASGTTDIQIDIIDIFNSPLNMMLMLSKSICFTLVEMLFSKVENH, encoded by the exons ATGAGAGCTGTCCAAAATAgcaatttattatttaacttgCACTCTCGAGGATTCTATGTGAGAGATGCAGAGTGGGTTGCTGGATTTGCAG AACGCATATCGGCATCCAGTAGTGATTCGGACCCATCATCTGAAGGTTGGATCACTGATTGCTTTAACGACGTTGATATGAGTTTCAACATGGAAGATAT TAGTGCATCTGGAACGACTGATATTCAAATAGACATTATAG ATATTTTCAACAGCCCCCTGAATATGATGCTAATGCTGTCAAAAAGCATCTGTTTCACCCTCGTGGAAATGTTGTTTTCAAAG GTAGAAAATCATTAA